From the Cydia splendana chromosome 6, ilCydSple1.2, whole genome shotgun sequence genome, the window TATTGCGATTGAGGCATTTCGAATTGGTGTAGACGTGGACAGAAAATttctgttaaaaaataattatttaaatttagttaatACTTCAATAAACTGTTAAAAAGAACACGTTGATCACTTAAATTGAGCTTTACGACAATAGAATTGACGCTAATCTGTCGGTTGCGCGGACGCGCCGAGATAGGAACATCAGATCGATTACCCGTACcgcaaaaataatttcaaaacgATTTGGAAGATTGTCACTAAACAAAGAGATGCAAACCAATCGTCCCAGACACCTCTTACTTATCTTTGATACTCACTCTTTGGCACCTAACATTAAACGTCATGACATTGTCATAGTATCGGCCCCTCCGAGCCGACATTCAATTTGTAGGTcgatagcaaaaaaaaataatttcgcgATCGTCGCCCGAAGGGGCTTAAAACGAAAGctatacttaaaaaaatgttaaattataTTGGTGTTACTTTACTTGTACTGTCAGTAAAAAATAGAACTCCGCGACACACCGAGCTCGCGGCGGGGCTCTCGCGCGCCCTCCGCCGCGTAGGGTAAGTATAGGTAGTCTATTTAATGAGAAATGCTGATCGTTTCCAATATGAACACATCACACATCAACACATTTAACACTAAACTACTACAGGTCCAAGCGCCTCATAACTTACTTCATTAATTTGTGAAAGAGTTCTCGAGCGTGCGGCTCGACAAGGTACAGCTTTACTTACACCTAACTTAGCACTACAATCGTTAATGTTTAATCGTAAGATCACTGGAAGATGCTCGAAATAGAATAGATaatgtacattatttataacattatagTCATTCGCTTTTGTGATCGTAGGTCGGGATCGTAAAGCGTGGTGGGTCCGCCTCGGGCGGTCGGGGCATCCGCCTCGCGACTTGGCTGTCCCGTAACGTATTGGTAATGATATATTTTGGCAGAGTATCTCTGTGGCACACcatcaataaattaaaagtaaataaaaatgtaaataaactttaTGATAACGAACATTTACACGTGCGATCGTTGCCGTAAAATATCAATAGTATGCTTACCGAAACCTACGATAGGACTTAAGTGTAATCTTATACCTACAATGATGTAATACCGAGACGCCTACTGCtacaatatattattaacaGAATATCTAAAGCATATGTCACTTTGAATAACGTTCAAATTGAGCCTATAGAAAATACCACAAATCTTTTATTAAATAGATATTGATATGGCTAAATTTAAGTTAGAACTTTATTCTTACCTATAGGTACACAAAagtgtaatattttaaattactgTCAATTATAGTACTTTATAACTCTTCTCACaaatgtatgtaatataaaatgATAAAACAATTTTCAATTTAATATATTAGGTTACCCTTACATTAATCGTATAATCTAGATAATCGTTTCATATATTAAACATAAAGTGGCACTTGAATCACAAATACTGGAAAAAATTTGGGGAAACAGTAGCATCGGCGGAGGCCGACCGCCGCCGGCGGCTCTACTCTGATACTCTCCAACAAAATAGATTATCCTTACATTAGGCAAGATACTTTACATCACAGGATTACTGGATTGCAGGGAGCGCGCCGCCCGGCCGTCATCCGTCATCCGTCAGCACGGTAAGCACGGTAAGTACGGGGCCCAGCCGGCCGGGCCCGCCAGGCGGCCAGCGGCCAGCGTCGGCGTCGCTCGCTCTCGCGTACGTGTCTATCATTTCCGTCTCAGACTATACGGCTTAAAAGGAATTTACCACTACAAGAATGCACTTCGAATCTCATAATTTTCAAATTTTGTtatctttataaaaattacGAACTAATTATAAAACATTTGTTAGTCTGCGAAATGCACTTACTCATTTATTGCTGAATAAAAATATCACTAATGGAAAACAAAGGCTCATCGCGAGTGAGAATTCGAAAccgaataaataattaaaatacgaTCAGTATGTAAAACGAGAAGTAAAAACACGAAAGAAACTCGGAACGAAACATCTCGACGGGCGAAACAGCAACAGCCCTCGAGCGCAACAAAATAAATACACACTAAAATAAGGCCACGGGACGAGTGACTGAGGTAGCCCGCGACGCAACTACTCTACTCCATGCCTAGCTCTATTTGGTAAGGGGACCGAGCCCCCGCGACCCTATCCTATATATACTTCATACAGGTATAACCGTCGATACATTATATGTCTGCCGTTGTATATGTATAATTCTTATGTACACTAAATAATCTACATGAACACTTACAACACAGTAGATAATAGTATTGTGGACAGTTGGCTACCGCGGGCGCGTCGCGGCGCGACGTGGACCGCGGCGCGACGCGGCCCGCGCGATGTGACTAGGCGATTAGTCCGTCCCGGGGAGGGGGACGAGAAGCGTAATTACAACAACTAGACGAGGGCCTAGATGGACTCGCCGCCCAGCAGGTCGGGCGGCAGGAAGGAGTTGAGCGAGGAGGGCGTGGCGCGCTGCTCGTGCTGGTCGGGCCACAGGCCGGGGAAGCCGGCCCAGTccttgccgccgccgccgccaccccgccacgcgccgccgccgcccgagccCAGGTGCTGCAGGATCATCTGCACCTCCGACTCGGCCGGCGACTCCGCGAAGATCGTCGTGTTGCTCAGCACGCAATTGTTCAGCGCCATCTGAGCCTGTGCAACAATCGTACATTCTAAACTCTGTCCAACTCTGCACACACTTTGCAGTGACCAAGTGTTTTCATACGATTTCTATTATTCTTCGTGACACTTCCACTGCAAAgtctgtgcagagttagcttggttcgACTGTAAAGTCGAAGAGAAGTGTCTTTACAAGGCAGAGGGAAAATACTTCCTACCTtactttgaactttatttcaaattgATAGGGTTAAATTTTGCATAATTCCTGACACCcctatgccttataaagggcTGGAAAGAAATACTTTGGCTAACCAATACATACTATCTAACGGCTTTTTAGGCAAAATATCAATCTACTTTGACTATCAGATTTAGGCCTTGTAAAGGCTACTTTACAATATTCAACTTAGCATTGAGTGTGCGTTAAGGAATCCGACTTTCGCACAATGCCGATTTGTAAGCAAGCATTCGACGATCCAGTTTGAATAAAACATTAGGACGTTGAAGACATGTGCGCGTATAATGGACGTGTGACGGGTTCGCAACTCTTTCGACACTTACCGGTTGCTTCCGATTCACGTTCGTAGCTTCGCCGGAAACACGCTTCCAAAACGGTCACAAGTCACTTAAACAGTTAGAGCACCAAGTCCCGTATTTATAAATAGAAAAATTGAAATTCAATCTGAATATTGTTGGTGACGATCTTGCGCTTCCGAGTTAAATATGATTCAAACAAACCAAGTTTTCGCGGCAGAATCGACCCGCAGATGCAGTTGATTATACGATGTCCAAtagaaaaatagattaatttTTCAAGGACCAAAAACATGGTAAATCATTTTAAGTCATCATCACTTgcattatatgtatacaatttcGTTGCTTAGTCGTGATTTACATTTCATAGCGCCTATTGTTTATTACTGCGCATGTACactcagcagcaatagttgctaagcgggccaggtgttcaaaatgatcttgacacgactttattgttaagagaataagagcgcgtcaaggtaattttgaacacctcgcccgattagcaacttctgctgctgactgtaggtaaCGCTATAAAGACTAATATCTAAAAGATGAAACTGTCAGTAAGtgcgtaaaataataatagtactCACTTTAGCTGCCTCTTCGCGAGTAGAGTAGCGCGCGAGCGCGAGTCCCTGGTTCAAGTAAAGGTGGAAGTTCTGCAGCGGCCCGTGCTGCACGCACAGAGTCTTCAGCGTCGATCCGTCGATCTGTTTCAACAACATGTACAATATAAGAGATATTATTCTCTATAACAAACAAAACTTGCGTCACAATTTGCCGCGTTTGGGAAAAAACAGCAAATACGGCAAATAATACCTACTTCCCATCTAACTTTCAATAAATGTTTTGAATCATCATTAATTTCGTTTTATAGTACCTATTGGTGTTACCAATCGTTCAGTCATCAAGAAAACCTTAAAAAGTTTAGTTCGCAATTTTTTAGTAGTAATTAAATTCACTTAAGTGAAGTGTCGTTCATTGTTCGTCTCGCAATAAAAGGGTTCTTTACCTGCGCGGTAAGATTCTTGAGCAGCAGCCACGTGGAGGCCTGCCAGGAGGGGAGGTTGTTGCGCGGCGGCTGCTGCTGGGGCTGCACGTGGTGCTGCGGCCAGGCCTTGTTGAGgccgggcggcggcgcggcgcgcggctTGGCCCACGCGTCCTTGccggcggcgggcggcgcgtAGCTCCACGTGGACGACGACAGCGAgcgctcgccgccgccgccgccgccgccacccgGCGGCGACGTCTTGCCGCCCAGCATGTCCGAGTCCTTGATGGCCGTCAGCGACAGCGGCGACCGCACCACGGACCCGGGCGTCATCGACGGGTCGTCCTCTACGTTTTTGATCTGGTTGCCCTGTATTCGTTATAGTTGTAGGTTAAAAGGAACTTTTTGTAGCAATAATTGATAGGCTTAGTTTTAGGACTGGTCGAATGGGCAACTCTCTTTAAAATAAGCTCAAACTTGTATGAACATTTTAAGCTATGATTCACACAACCATAATGTCAATTTCCGCATTATATCTGGATTTAAGTATACCAATAAATGAAACAACAATGATTACCAATACAGACATAGttcattacaaaaataaacagatTATTCAGCTTGATTTAAGTTACTACCCTCACGTTACCTTTTTCACTTAAAAAATCGCGACCTCTAATAACTACATCTACCAATCAAATATTCCAAGGACATTCCAGGAATGTGCAAGAAtatatgaaataatttaatatcgtaAAATAAGTTAGTACTTTTAAGACAACCTTCTTGTTAGTTACATTACATTTAAAACCGGATGTTTTTTATCCACAGAGGTAAAGGGGTGGATAGAGTGGCAACACGGACACTGACCTTCCAGGGCTTGCCGGGCTCGAACTCGGGCACCATGTCGAACACGGGCTGGTGCTGCGGGTGCTGCGGCCACGCGTCCTTGCCGTCCGCCACGTCCGCCTCGCCCCAGCCCTCGCCGCGCCCCACCGTCCATGTGCTGTACACCAACGCAATATAACTCCATGAATTTACTTCGCGGAACTAACTTAGATATCgtgactactttgaaaaaaactcTTATCTTGTTCtgttaattaaaagaaaaatgtggtaactatattatatgggatgcatacagagttcctgcgttttaactttgagtagcagtgggagatacgagattttttcaaagtagtgacgataTGTATAGTCGCAAAAACCAGAATGGTTAGATTAATCCTTATGGTACCATAACCCGTCTTTGATAATAGATAcatgggccatactgaaagtttctggattctgatacatatatgagacgacttattttttctaagtggccagttccaggaattttcagtatgcaaTAAGTAATATCAGGGGGggttatttaagtttcgattggagttttctataaaataatttaatttgactAAGTTAGGCTCGACTCAACTCGCGAATCTTGGTCATTTTGGAGTGATTTTCTAAGAGGTAGTGTTCGACAACCGGCTTTTTCAGATATTATATTCACTTTATCCTAACTATATTTAGGGAGCTCAACCTGAAACGGGGGCTCAAAAAACTTcggaaaagtaaaataaaacccTTTAACTGAATTATCTTCCATATGATTCGAGCTGTAACTGTTCTCCTCATCATAAAAAGCCCAAAGTCATTATACTCACGGGTCGGGCTGCAGGCCGAGCTGGTTGAGCTGCGGGCTGGTGGTGGACTTGGCGGCGCCGGGCGCGCGCGGGAAGTCCGTGCCCTCGCCGTCCTTGTCCAGCGACGGCAGCTTCCACTGGTTCAGGCGCGACTGCTGGCCAGCGCCGTACGCCTGATACAGAACAACATTCAATAACTAGGTATAACAAAGATGCAACAAAAAACTCTACTAGATTTAAACTTTGGTGTTctactaagggtcggttgcaccaaactgttcgtaacGTTTAAGAGTTcactaaatttttatgtatggaaaattTCATAGTaaggcgcgccggctgacgttgatcattctgtcaaatgtggttggtgcaactggccctaaatcGACTGCGACCAATTGGGtacattcctactagtcaaatcagcttcttttttagaactgtcaaaacgatttgccaatatggaatttatatgaaaacgagtatagtgacgtcacgatcaactCGCCTGCTTTATATATTTCTAAcggatttattaaataaaaattgtgtttaaaaattactgaatctatgtttttctaataatgatctggtgctttatttcgtgcacggtgtgattattttaagtagaggaaagtacccaattcAGATTGGTCCACTTAGGACTTAGAATTCAGTGTCTACATACAAcaaatctttaaaaaatctgTTGTCGCCGTGTTTGGTTTACTCACGGCCTGCGAGTCCTTGGCGATGTCCATGTTGCCGAAGTTGTTCTGCAGCTGCGACATGGGGTCCGGGCCCTGCTTGAACAGGTCGCCGCCCGCCTGCTGCTTCATGTACAACGCCTGCTGCGTCGCTATCTGGTTCTGTCACAACAAAAGTACCATTGTACATCTGGCAAGagactagtttttttttatctaaccaGACGTTTTGATGGCAGGGTGTCCAACTGTCCACTACAAATGACGCGCTTCGGTTTTTCCTTTCACTTTTTCTCATTTTTCCCTGACCTCTCTAGAATTTCCCTAACTTTCCATGACCATCATTAACTTCTAGAAAGATGGTCAAAAAGGCCGGGCATTCTAGTCTGTTACAATGTGATTTGAGGCCATTTGTTTCATAAAACAATCTGTTAAAATTTTGTCTATGGAATACTTATTGCAGCTACTACTTAAAGAACAGTTGCACTATCAAATCTCGCTGATTTCAATATTACTTTTACATTGACCTCATAACTTTCTTGAAGTGACTGACTTAAGACTACAAACATAAGTGTAAAATCCACTTGAAAAGCTTTGAGAAATAACCTCATTATGTGCCGTTACGTCTCTCAGTCGTAACAGGCACTTGAAAAAAGTTTATGATTGTTTAGCTAGGAATAATCTTGTGACATAATGTTAAGTGAAACTGTCATGACATTTTCTGTCTAGGGATGTCCAATATTTCCAAAATACTAGGTTTTGGTAGTTGTGCTATACAAGCAGTAGAAATACTATAGAGTATAGTATAGGTACTTCTAATTACACATTTTCATTAACTCGCACGAGGTTGTAAGTTGTAAGTCCGCGTCTGAAATTTATATGACATATTTATTTTGGGTTGTTCCAAACTACAAACATATCAATCCCGAATTCTCCAGGTAAGTTAAGGGTTGGAAAAGTGTATAGATGTCTATATAATACAATATGTAGAGACTGATAGTGAAAACACAACTTACTTGCAAAGCAGTGATCTGCTGTTTAGCCTTAGTGATCTGCACCGAGTACTGCAGTGCGAGCGATGAGTTAGCCTTCGAAATGGCTAGCGTGTGCTGCTGCACCAATTGCTGCAATACTTTGATCTGCACAAAACAAGGAAATAATTAAGCGTCgcctttttttatttacaaatataatACATTGTCAATATAATCGGACCAAATTAACTCTTGGTAATGACCACACTTTTGTTATTACAAAGTGtgaaaatgtaggtatttaatcataaagtaaatttttttattaaacgaAAATGTTTGAGTTAGCTTAGATGGACTTTGAGACTAGAGTAATTGTATTGTAATATTCTGTTTGtcgatataatatatttatggtTTCACATTAATTTTATACTCTCGCTATAAATAAGAACTAAAACATCGtggttttatttactttaatataaAGAACAAACGAACAAAAATTTACTTTGAAGGTAAACAAAAGCATACTTTAGTTATTTTGAGGATCTTTTGTGAACTGTGACTTTGAATTCTCGACAGTTGTGCCTTATCAGTATCATTGACTGCTTTCCAACAATACCAATCACAAATTATCCCACAACAGCAATGATCGCGTAAACAAGTTCATGAAGCGGAAAAAGACCGCTCGGTTGAGTACACAATTTCTCCGGTCGGTAAGGTACAGCAAGGGGTGAGTACTTTGTGACCTACAAACGAGATTGTATGTGTGCGTAATGAAGTTTTAAAATCGTAAGTTTGActatatttttctattataaacctaggttttttttttactttttaatccaatATTAAAATTGTTAGATAATTAGGCTTTTTTTAGGGTTTTAAAAACTTTaccgtcgcctagcacccatagtacaagctttgcttagtttggggctaggttgatctgtgtaagatgtccccaatatttatttatttattatttacatattaagACAATGCGGGAAAAACACATCTAAAATGTCAGGAAGCCCGTCAACGACTTCTTATCTACCCGTTGTGTGAAAGTCATAATTTGATTTAAATGTGATGCAACACATTGAAACGTGAGTTTTAGATGTTGTCAACACATACCTGCTGCAGCAGCTGGTTGAGTAGCACGAGGGTCTGCGGCGCGAGCGGCTGGTTGAGGATCTGGTGGTTGAGGTAGCCAGCCGACACCGCCATCTGGATCTGCTGCACCAGCATGCGCAGCTGCGCCGTGCTCGGCTGTCCGCTGTTGCCAGTTCCACTGTCACACGAAAAAGGTTATACAAGGAAATATTTAGAAATATAAACAAAAGATAAATGAGGTTTagcgataaaaatatttgataacaactccttaaaaataaaaagtacctaTTAGGATTGTAGGACTGATGATGATGTAGAGCCTGGGGCGGCGGCTGGTTGAGCAGCTTCTGCACGACGGCCGCGCTGACGGGCGGCACGGCCGGCGGCGGCTGGAAGGGCCCGCCGTGGTGGCCGCCGAAGTGCTCGTCGCGGCGCCATCCGTCCCGCGGCGCCGCCAGCATCTCCAACGCTTCCTCGGCGTTCATGTCGCTTCGGCGCAGCGCCGCCTCCGCGTCCTCCTTCTTGTAACCCATCTCGACCAGGAATCGGAACTGCTTGCTGTTCCACAGCATCTCCTTCGGGATCTGCTTGCCGAGCGGCCCGCCGCCCTGCGGCGGCTTCGGGCCGGGCCACTCGCCGATGTCCTCGGGCCAGCCGCCGGCCGGATTCGGCTTCGGCTTCGGAACGGGCCACAGGCCCGGGTTGGACGCGTCCGGCCAGGCGGGCACGTCGCGGTCGGGCCAGGCGGGCGTGTGCGGGTCCTCCCAGCCGCCGTTGCGCTGGCCGTGCGCGCCCCACACGCCGTCGGGCTTGGTGGGGGTGGGCGGGATGCGCTGCGGCGGCTGCGGGCCCGCGGGCGCGCCGCGGCCGGCCATGCCCATGCCGCCGCGCTGCGCCCACAGCGACGTGCCGTCGTCGAAGCCGGTGGGCGCGCGGCGCGCGGCCGGCGGGGACGGCTCCTCCCAGCCGGCGCCCTTCATCGAGTCCTTGGGCCCCTGCGCGCCCCACTGGTTGACGCCGGAGGGCATGACCTTGTTGGCGGGCCCGTGTTGGTGGTGCTGGCTCCACATCTCGCCGTTGAGGCGGCCGGAGATGCCGCCGCGCAGGTCGTGCTGGCGCGGGTCGGCGGGCGGCTGGCGCGGGTCGGGTGCGCGGTGCTCGAGGCGCGGGTCGGCGGGTCGGTGCGGCTCGCCCCACGCGTTCCAGTCGTCCTTCTTGGGCACGGCCCACTGCTGCGCGTGTTGCGGCGGGCCGGCGGGCCACtgctgcggcggcggcgggccggtCCACACGTTGGCGGACTCGGCGGCGTCGTCGTCCTCGCCCCAGGTGCCCCCGATGTTGGTCGTGGGAGTGTGTCCCCACGGTGTCTTAGCGGCGGGCTGCGGCGGTGGTTGGCCGCCGTTCCTCAGGTTGGCCTCCCAGAGGTCTGTACCGAGGAAGGCGCCATTATTTACGTTCGGTTTCCAAGCGGGCGGGCCGCCGGCGGTAGGTTCCACTTTCGAACCGGGCTCTGGTGATCCGGGCACGTCCCAATTCGTATCTTGGTTTACGTGTTGCTGTGAAAGAAATGGATTCGTGATTAAAAGTTTCTTACAGAAAAATTATGCCATTTTAGTTGGTTGAGGTTACTTACACCGCCCCAGCCGTCCTGGCTGAACAGCGCCTCCCTCATGGAGTTGAGTTGTTCTATCTTAGCGGAAGACGTGGTATTCGATGTCCCGTTACCGTTGGCGGCGGGTGGCATGTTGGGGGCGGCCGAGTTAGGAGAGTTGCCGCCGTTGTTGGGGTTTGTGCCTATTCAAacgaaaaatataatatattttttatttttttttatattgttacCTAACATAGTAGAATTTTACTTGAGGCCCTAGTCTCTCCATCAATTCAACGTGTAACTACATTAAGCACCTAATAGATGTTTGTTTCCAACTTCCAGCTTGCCTTATGAACATCAAATATCCCCCAAACAGCCAGTGGAATGCCGTCATTAATTTATTACTGTATCTTGGCTTATACTAAATCTACCATTAAAGAGTTACCCATGAATTTTGAATCATCCTTTCTACTTTGACCTAACCGCGCAAATACATCGTAAAATCAAAAAGTTGTTTGGGTGATGTCGTTGATGCTACAATTTCCGAGAATTGCAGAGTGAGACGGACTTAACCCACGGTGTGGCTAGATTACAGGAATGTTTACGATTCTGTTATCATTCCTAGTCAGTATAAATCGTTGAAGTTTTATAGATTAGAATCATTCAATGAAAACGTCAGACAATGACTACatgtttgtattgtattgtccaAGAGCACCTGTACTAAACAATTCGATCGGTATGCGACTAACCATTGCTTGGAGGCGCACCATTATTGTTTGGCTGTGCATTTGGCATGTTGGGGGGACTGCTCTGCCAACTCTGGGAGGCAGCGCTGGTCGGTGGCAACTGAGCGTTACCCTTGTTGCTATTCACTGCAACGAAAATCTCTTATCAATGCACGTGGAACGATTTGCAAGCTCGCTTGTAACCATGCGATGTTTTATGGCCTATGATATTATTTCTTTATTGCTATGCGGAGCCTATTCGATCTCTACGGAAAACGATAAGTTTATTCTTACCACTTAGTAAGACTTGAGGTCCTGTTTCTAtgggttttattttataaggtaatTACATAACAAATTTATTCATACTTTCATTCTAGTCGATAATTAATAGTTGGCGCATAGGAGCATAAGATAACACATACAGTTCCAAATAAAAGGCAATAAAGCCAAGCCATTCCTTTTTTAAT encodes:
- the LOC134791478 gene encoding protein Gawky isoform X1 — its product is MSNVSVILCVPHLIKDNCYSNIYTVTEPMQCKISTSMLVVNTNKFGALKRVEEKNESQRVSVKMVDNNIYNVEFVDSIQQNQMIGDTPNYCIPLTINAITVQGISYSDPYFSSFNLKYKMAFGAPKYMNKSDYAFKSSVCIIRDEPCMDNTQLLNEKSAHMICKTKTRMINNDEKSIRINHDNNVSEVDVTSNSQSALKTFANGDLTLDAMLELMRNEDVTKAKMGETDSWGVPRRMRLCGGGESSLNAASGWGSPPASNNNAGNWGGNSSSSQANNATNNQQWNAAQRPPTSQADMNSNKGNAQLPPTSAASQSWQSSPPNMPNAQPNNNGAPPSNGTNPNNGGNSPNSAAPNMPPAANGNGTSNTTSSAKIEQLNSMREALFSQDGWGGQHVNQDTNWDVPGSPEPGSKVEPTAGGPPAWKPNVNNGAFLGTDLWEANLRNGGQPPPQPAAKTPWGHTPTTNIGGTWGEDDDAAESANVWTGPPPPQQWPAGPPQHAQQWAVPKKDDWNAWGEPHRPADPRLEHRAPDPRQPPADPRQHDLRGGISGRLNGEMWSQHHQHGPANKVMPSGVNQWGAQGPKDSMKGAGWEEPSPPAARRAPTGFDDGTSLWAQRGGMGMAGRGAPAGPQPPQRIPPTPTKPDGVWGAHGQRNGGWEDPHTPAWPDRDVPAWPDASNPGLWPVPKPKPNPAGGWPEDIGEWPGPKPPQGGGPLGKQIPKEMLWNSKQFRFLVEMGYKKEDAEAALRRSDMNAEEALEMLAAPRDGWRRDEHFGGHHGGPFQPPPAVPPVSAAVVQKLLNQPPPQALHHHQSYNPNSGTGNSGQPSTAQLRMLVQQIQMAVSAGYLNHQILNQPLAPQTLVLLNQLLQQIKVLQQLVQQHTLAISKANSSLALQYSVQITKAKQQITALQNQIATQQALYMKQQAGGDLFKQGPDPMSQLQNNFGNMDIAKDSQAAYGAGQQSRLNQWKLPSLDKDGEGTDFPRAPGAAKSTTSPQLNQLGLQPDPTWTVGRGEGWGEADVADGKDAWPQHPQHQPVFDMVPEFEPGKPWKGNQIKNVEDDPSMTPGSVVRSPLSLTAIKDSDMLGGKTSPPGGGGGGGGERSLSSSTWSYAPPAAGKDAWAKPRAAPPPGLNKAWPQHHVQPQQQPPRNNLPSWQASTWLLLKNLTAQIDGSTLKTLCVQHGPLQNFHLYLNQGLALARYSTREEAAKAQMALNNCVLSNTTIFAESPAESEVQMILQHLGSGGGGAWRGGGGGGKDWAGFPGLWPDQHEQRATPSSLNSFLPPDLLGGESI
- the LOC134791478 gene encoding protein Gawky isoform X5 — protein: MSNVSVILCVPHLIKDNCYSNIYTVTEPMQCKISTSMLVVNTNKFGALKRVEEKNESQRVSVKMVDNNIYNVEFVDSIQQNQMIGDTPNYCIPLTINAITVQGISYSDPYFSSFNLKYKMAFGAPKYMNKSDYAFKSSVCIIRDEPCMDNTQLLNEKSAHMICKTKTRMINNDEKSIRINHDNNVSEVDVTSNSQSALKTFANGDLTLDAMLELMRNEDVTKAKMGETDSWGVPRRMRLCGGGESSLNAASGWGSPPASNNNGNWGGNSSSSQANNATNNQQWNAAQRPPTSQADSTNPNNGGNSPNSAAPNMPPAANGNGTSNTTSSAKIEQLNSMREALFSQDGWGGQHVNQDTNWDVPGSPEPGSKVEPTAGGPPAWKPNVNNGAFLGTDLWEANLRNGGQPPPQPAAKTPWGHTPTTNIGGTWGEDDDAAESANVWTGPPPPQQWPAGPPQHAQQWAVPKKDDWNAWGEPHRPADPRLEHRAPDPRQPPADPRQHDLRGGISGRLNGEMWSQHHQHGPANKVMPSGVNQWGAQGPKDSMKGAGWEEPSPPAARRAPTGFDDGTSLWAQRGGMGMAGRGAPAGPQPPQRIPPTPTKPDGVWGAHGQRNGGWEDPHTPAWPDRDVPAWPDASNPGLWPVPKPKPNPAGGWPEDIGEWPGPKPPQGGGPLGKQIPKEMLWNSKQFRFLVEMGYKKEDAEAALRRSDMNAEEALEMLAAPRDGWRRDEHFGGHHGGPFQPPPAVPPVSAAVVQKLLNQPPPQALHHHQSYNPNSGTGNSGQPSTAQLRMLVQQIQMAVSAGYLNHQILNQPLAPQTLVLLNQLLQQIKVLQQLVQQHTLAISKANSSLALQYSVQITKAKQQITALQNQIATQQALYMKQQAGGDLFKQGPDPMSQLQNNFGNMDIAKDSQAAYGAGQQSRLNQWKLPSLDKDGEGTDFPRAPGAAKSTTSPQLNQLGLQPDPTWTVGRGEGWGEADVADGKDAWPQHPQHQPVFDMVPEFEPGKPWKGNQIKNVEDDPSMTPGSVVRSPLSLTAIKDSDMLGGKTSPPGGGGGGGGERSLSSSTWSYAPPAAGKDAWAKPRAAPPPGLNKAWPQHHVQPQQQPPRNNLPSWQASTWLLLKNLTAQIDGSTLKTLCVQHGPLQNFHLYLNQGLALARYSTREEAAKAQMALNNCVLSNTTIFAESPAESEVQMILQHLGSGGGGAWRGGGGGGKDWAGFPGLWPDQHEQRATPSSLNSFLPPDLLGGESI
- the LOC134791478 gene encoding protein Gawky isoform X2 — encoded protein: MSNVSVILCVPHLIKDNCYSNIYTVTEPMQCKISTSMLVVNTNKFGALKRVEEKNESQRVSVKMVDNNIYNVEFVDSIQQNQMIGDTPNYCIPLTINAITVQGISYSDPYFSSFNLKYKMAFGAPKYMNKSDYAFKSSVCIIRDEPCMDNTQLLNEKSAHMICKTKTRMINNDEKSIRINHDNNVSEVDVTSNSQSALKTFANGDLTLDAMLELMRNEDVTKAKMGETDSWGVPRRMRLCGGGESSLNAASGWGSPPASNNNGNWGGNSSSSQANNATNNQQWNAAQRPPTSQADMNSNKGNAQLPPTSAASQSWQSSPPNMPNAQPNNNGAPPSNGTNPNNGGNSPNSAAPNMPPAANGNGTSNTTSSAKIEQLNSMREALFSQDGWGGQHVNQDTNWDVPGSPEPGSKVEPTAGGPPAWKPNVNNGAFLGTDLWEANLRNGGQPPPQPAAKTPWGHTPTTNIGGTWGEDDDAAESANVWTGPPPPQQWPAGPPQHAQQWAVPKKDDWNAWGEPHRPADPRLEHRAPDPRQPPADPRQHDLRGGISGRLNGEMWSQHHQHGPANKVMPSGVNQWGAQGPKDSMKGAGWEEPSPPAARRAPTGFDDGTSLWAQRGGMGMAGRGAPAGPQPPQRIPPTPTKPDGVWGAHGQRNGGWEDPHTPAWPDRDVPAWPDASNPGLWPVPKPKPNPAGGWPEDIGEWPGPKPPQGGGPLGKQIPKEMLWNSKQFRFLVEMGYKKEDAEAALRRSDMNAEEALEMLAAPRDGWRRDEHFGGHHGGPFQPPPAVPPVSAAVVQKLLNQPPPQALHHHQSYNPNSGTGNSGQPSTAQLRMLVQQIQMAVSAGYLNHQILNQPLAPQTLVLLNQLLQQIKVLQQLVQQHTLAISKANSSLALQYSVQITKAKQQITALQNQIATQQALYMKQQAGGDLFKQGPDPMSQLQNNFGNMDIAKDSQAAYGAGQQSRLNQWKLPSLDKDGEGTDFPRAPGAAKSTTSPQLNQLGLQPDPTWTVGRGEGWGEADVADGKDAWPQHPQHQPVFDMVPEFEPGKPWKGNQIKNVEDDPSMTPGSVVRSPLSLTAIKDSDMLGGKTSPPGGGGGGGGERSLSSSTWSYAPPAAGKDAWAKPRAAPPPGLNKAWPQHHVQPQQQPPRNNLPSWQASTWLLLKNLTAQIDGSTLKTLCVQHGPLQNFHLYLNQGLALARYSTREEAAKAQMALNNCVLSNTTIFAESPAESEVQMILQHLGSGGGGAWRGGGGGGKDWAGFPGLWPDQHEQRATPSSLNSFLPPDLLGGESI